A genomic stretch from Centroberyx gerrardi isolate f3 chromosome 10, fCenGer3.hap1.cur.20231027, whole genome shotgun sequence includes:
- the ofd1 gene encoding centriole and centriolar satellite protein ofd1 isoform X3, protein MSAAKEEVLSPDELRKRLYQTFKSRGVLDTLKTQLRNQLIQELKQPLLSGGETVPRPVPVKSESVLVSASNSIVADYLRTSGYEYTLSVFHPESGLCKDKVFTTGDLLQLMKISPESALYRSLSSKKEKDKKGFLMSLLTQLTDQHTHELHCDADTQTTSIASYRESLVDKMKMIDKEYESLHYRGDKWVSFESKLAAYRKEIEAQTQAEMSTKMQHFKDVEIAKVKMEEKAKSHKEFEKMRQDMERTHELKAKALMNREKNAIDRLQKQQEIEERNVYMQRQTVLKEIETLRNRENELKLRMEAFDKTCQIHEDKVKTTEELLRRRELAVKTMEDTYDQRLKNELSRYQLELKEEFIRRTEKLTENENRNKVETVRIQKETAAINARLEEHSKACSELRRLQVELDTSQQQASLLNQQKELLRERLETMSDYPSLKREKVELQGQLRLLKKQLEEAQEENRLLHADLGRPSKEQLALQTELRRLQNARRLDEEESDNQKQVLQAQLQCEVERCAQLKAQLIECEEKTQWMTSHAEEIKMQLRQTQQGGPLRGHRSQWAQSSPPDSDMELVAGAKARIRELEKEAETLEEAYRNYQQRAVHATISHMLPPRPLSPQRAHPSHRPDSPPRKQISHHSRPLSPQKPKVSHRPLSPQRQHPTHRSRTPSPAPYDTRNTLPTPQPRVTFSEDHNQPQSSGPVRDHGLQSLAEPLFIEDGHPQDGSSLPSRRLSSTPHSPSRRKLQTELAEAAAVSPVPFPELSSEKRLLSPPVSHGEVASSGDFSSDLSPPRSPQLKSTARDQSSPPQVQQVFSSSESSPQPEKISLEDLTDTLPEPSHIPVLLLDTAIPLSEEAPDGPSGPPPQAPWDLPDTQIHMQGQAEVLQTPGESARQEDEEDEELRWERERKERQEQRQRELEEAKQRELQELERLEKEMTLQEMEQPGLEEEEKGVMEGEHEEQKEEEERSGEEKSAGENPLEKYMKMVLEAREKQRAESAGREEPEHMSPEAKSLSEEKDDSIAAYSHEAVDDEFW, encoded by the exons ATGTCCGCGGCCAAGGAAGAGGTGTTATCCCCAGACGAGCTGAGGAAGAGGCTCTATCAAACTTTCAAAAGTAGAGGAGTGCTTGACACACTGAAA ACACAGCTGCGTAACCAGCTTATCCAGGAGTTAAAGCAGCCACTTTTgagtggaggagaaacagtTCCCAGGCCAGTCCCTGTGAAATCGGAGTCTGTTTTGGTCTCAGCCTCTAACAGTATAGTGGCTGATTACCTACGGACCTCTGGGTATGAGTACACTTTATCTGTGTTCCACCCTGAAAGTGGCCTGTGTAAGGACAAG GTTTTCACGACAGGGGACCTTCTTCAGCTTATGAAAATTAGTCCTGAATCTGCACTTTACAGATCCCTG Tcatcaaagaaagagaaagataaaaaag gtttCCTGATGAGCCTTCTAACACAACTAACAGACCAACACACTCATGAGCTGCACTGTGATGCTGACACTCAGACCACGAGCATAGCCAGTTATAGAGAATCACTTG TTGACAAGATGAAAATGATCGATAAGGAATATGAGAGCCTCCATTACAGGGGGGACAAATGGGTCTCATTCGAATCTAAACTGGCTGCGTATAGAAAAGAAATTGAAGCGCAGACGCAAGCAGAAATGAGCACAAAG ATGCAACATTTTAAAGATGTGGAAATCGCCAAGGTGAAGATGGAAGAAAAAGCAAAATCTCATAAAGAATTTGAGAAGATGAGACAAGATATGGAGAGGACTCATGAGTTGAAGGCAAAGGCATTAATGAACCGGGAGAAAAATGCCATCGATCGGttacaaaaacaacaagag aTTGAAGAAAGGAATGTCTACATGCAGAGACAAACAGTATTGAAAGAAATTGAAACACTGCGGAACAGAGAAAATGAGCTGAAGTTGAGGATGGAGGCTTTTGACAA GACTTGCCAAATTCATGAGGACAAGGTCAAGACGACCGAAGagctgctgaggaggagagagctggCAGTGAAGACTATGGAGGATACATACGACCAAAGGCTGAAGAATGAACTTTCCAG ATATCAGCTTGAGTTGAAGGAGGAATTCATCAGGAGGACAGAAAAGCTAACAGAAAATGAGAACAGAAACAAAG tggAAACTGTTCGTATACAAAAGGAGACGGCTGCAATTAATGCCAGATTAGAGGAGCACAGTAAAGCATGTTCTGAGCTGAGACGGCTGCAG GTTGAGCTGGacacatcacagcagcaggCTTCTCTGCTGAATCAACAGAAGGAGCTGCTGAGGGAACGACTGGAGACCATGAGCGACTATCCCAgcttgaagagagagaaagtggaattGCAGGGGCAGCTGCGTCTGCTAAAGAAACAGCTGGAGGAGGCCCAGGAGGAGAATCGGCTCCTCCACGCAG ATTTGGGCAGGCCGTCTAAAGAGCAGCTGGCCTTGCAGACGGAGCTGCGGAGGCTGCAGAACGCTCGCAGGCTGGACGAGGAGGAGTCTGACAACCAGAAACAGGTGCTGCAGGCACAGCTCCAGTGTGAG GTGGAGCGTTGTGCTCAGCTCAAGGCCCAGCTGATTGAGTGTGAGGAGAAGACGCAGTGGATGACTAGCCATGCTGAGGAAATCAAGATGCAGCTTCGCCAAACTCAACAAG GTGGACCCTTGCGAGGGCACAGGAGTCAGTGGGCTCAGAGCAGCCCTCCAGACTCTGACATGGAGCTGGTGGCTGGAGCCAAGGCCCGGATCCGTGAACTGGAGAAGGAGGCCGAGACCCTGGAGGAGGCTTACAGGAACtaccagcagagggcagtgCACGCCACCATCTCACACATGCTTCCCCCAAGACCACTTTCCCCCCAACGAGCCCATCCTTCACATCGCCCTGACTCTCCTCCGAGGAAACAAATCTCTCACCATTCTCGCCCCCTCTCACCCCAGAAACCTAAAGTCTCTCATAGACCACTGTCTCCCCAACGACAACATCCCACCCACCGCAGCAGGACCCCCTCCCCAGCCCCCTACGACACTAGAAACACCTTACCAACTCCACAGCCAAGAGTGACCTTCTCTGAAGACCACAACCAGCCCCAGTCGTCAGGCCCAGTCAGAGACCACGGTCTCCAGTCATTGGCTGAGCCTCTGTTTATAGAAGACGGACACCCCCAGGATGGAAGCTCCCTTCCCTCCAGacgcctctcctccaccccccactcTCCCTCCAGGAGGAAGCTTCAAACAGAGCTTGCTGAAG CGGCTGCTGTGTCTCCGGTGCCGTTCCCTGAGCTGTCATCTGAGAAACGGCTCCTGTCCCCTCCTGTCTCCCACGGCGAGGTGGCATCCTCGGGCGACttctcctctgacctcagcCCGCCTCGCAGTCCTCAGCTCAAGAGCACAGCACGAGACCAGTCCAG TCCGCCACAGGTGCAGCAAGTCTTCTCCAGCTCAGAGTCTTCGCCCCAGCCTGAGAAGATAAGCCTTGAAGATCTCACAGACACTCTGCCAG AGCCCAGCCACATTCCAGTGCTTCTCCTGGACACggccatccctctctctgaggAGGCCCCTGACGGCCCCTCTGGCCCTCCCCCACAGGCTCCATGGGACCTCCCAGACACCCAGATACACATGCAGGGCCAGGCGG AAGTCCTACAAACCCCAGGTGAATCTGCCAGgcaagaagatgaagaagatgaggagctgaggtgggagagagagaggaaagagagacaagaacAAAGGCAGAGGGAGCTAGAGGAAGCCAAGCAAAGGGAACTGCAAGAGCTTGAGCGACTGGAGAAAGAGATG ACTTTGCAAGAGATGGAGCAACCTGgactggaagaggaggagaagggtgtTATGGAAGGAGAACATGAAGagcagaaggaagaggaggagagaagtggtGAGGAAAAGTCTGCAGGTGAAAATCCCCTGGAGAAATACATGAAGATGGTCCTGGAGGCAAGAGAGAAGCAACGTGCAGAG AGCGCCGGGAGAGAGGAGCCAGAACACATGAGCCCCGAGGCCAAGAGTTTGTCTGAGGAGAAAGATGACAG CATTGCAGCATATTCGCACGAGGCAGTGGATGATGAGTTCTGGTGA
- the ofd1 gene encoding centriole and centriolar satellite protein ofd1 isoform X2: MSAAKEEVLSPDELRKRLYQTFKSRGVLDTLKTQLRNQLIQELKQPLLSGGETVPRPVPVKSESVLVSASNSIVADYLRTSGYEYTLSVFHPESGLCKDKVFTTGDLLQLMKISPESALYRSLSSKKEKDKKGFLMSLLTQLTDQHTHELHCDADTQTTSIASYRESLVDKMKMIDKEYESLHYRGDKWVSFESKLAAYRKEIEAQTQAEMSTKMQHFKDVEIAKVKMEEKAKSHKEFEKMRQDMERTHELKAKALMNREKNAIDRLQKQQEIEERNVYMQRQTVLKEIETLRNRENELKLRMEAFDKTCQIHEDKVKTTEELLRRRELAVKTMEDTYDQRLKNELSRYQLELKEEFIRRTEKLTENENRNKVETVRIQKETAAINARLEEHSKACSELRRLQVELDTSQQQASLLNQQKELLRERLETMSDYPSLKREKVELQGQLRLLKKQLEEAQEENRLLHADLGRPSKEQLALQTELRRLQNARRLDEEESDNQKQVLQAQLQCEVERCAQLKAQLIECEEKTQWMTSHAEEIKMQLRQTQQAGGPLRGHRSQWAQSSPPDSDMELVAGAKARIRELEKEAETLEEAYRNYQQRAVHATISHMLPPRPLSPQRAHPSHRPDSPPRKQISHHSRPLSPQKPKVSHRPLSPQRQHPTHRSRTPSPAPYDTRNTLPTPQPRVTFSEDHNQPQSSGPVRDHGLQSLAEPLFIEDGHPQDGSSLPSRRLSSTPHSPSRRKLQTELAEAAAVSPVPFPELSSEKRLLSPPVSHGEVASSGDFSSDLSPPRSPQLKSTARDQSSPPQVQQVFSSSESSPQPEKISLEDLTDTLPEPSHIPVLLLDTAIPLSEEAPDGPSGPPPQAPWDLPDTQIHMQGQAEVLQTPGESARQEDEEDEELRWERERKERQEQRQRELEEAKQRELQELERLEKEMTLQEMEQPGLEEEEKGVMEGEHEEQKEEEERSGEEKSAGENPLEKYMKMVLEAREKQRAESAGREEPEHMSPEAKSLSEEKDDSIAAYSHEAVDDEFW, encoded by the exons ATGTCCGCGGCCAAGGAAGAGGTGTTATCCCCAGACGAGCTGAGGAAGAGGCTCTATCAAACTTTCAAAAGTAGAGGAGTGCTTGACACACTGAAA ACACAGCTGCGTAACCAGCTTATCCAGGAGTTAAAGCAGCCACTTTTgagtggaggagaaacagtTCCCAGGCCAGTCCCTGTGAAATCGGAGTCTGTTTTGGTCTCAGCCTCTAACAGTATAGTGGCTGATTACCTACGGACCTCTGGGTATGAGTACACTTTATCTGTGTTCCACCCTGAAAGTGGCCTGTGTAAGGACAAG GTTTTCACGACAGGGGACCTTCTTCAGCTTATGAAAATTAGTCCTGAATCTGCACTTTACAGATCCCTG Tcatcaaagaaagagaaagataaaaaag gtttCCTGATGAGCCTTCTAACACAACTAACAGACCAACACACTCATGAGCTGCACTGTGATGCTGACACTCAGACCACGAGCATAGCCAGTTATAGAGAATCACTTG TTGACAAGATGAAAATGATCGATAAGGAATATGAGAGCCTCCATTACAGGGGGGACAAATGGGTCTCATTCGAATCTAAACTGGCTGCGTATAGAAAAGAAATTGAAGCGCAGACGCAAGCAGAAATGAGCACAAAG ATGCAACATTTTAAAGATGTGGAAATCGCCAAGGTGAAGATGGAAGAAAAAGCAAAATCTCATAAAGAATTTGAGAAGATGAGACAAGATATGGAGAGGACTCATGAGTTGAAGGCAAAGGCATTAATGAACCGGGAGAAAAATGCCATCGATCGGttacaaaaacaacaagag aTTGAAGAAAGGAATGTCTACATGCAGAGACAAACAGTATTGAAAGAAATTGAAACACTGCGGAACAGAGAAAATGAGCTGAAGTTGAGGATGGAGGCTTTTGACAA GACTTGCCAAATTCATGAGGACAAGGTCAAGACGACCGAAGagctgctgaggaggagagagctggCAGTGAAGACTATGGAGGATACATACGACCAAAGGCTGAAGAATGAACTTTCCAG ATATCAGCTTGAGTTGAAGGAGGAATTCATCAGGAGGACAGAAAAGCTAACAGAAAATGAGAACAGAAACAAAG tggAAACTGTTCGTATACAAAAGGAGACGGCTGCAATTAATGCCAGATTAGAGGAGCACAGTAAAGCATGTTCTGAGCTGAGACGGCTGCAG GTTGAGCTGGacacatcacagcagcaggCTTCTCTGCTGAATCAACAGAAGGAGCTGCTGAGGGAACGACTGGAGACCATGAGCGACTATCCCAgcttgaagagagagaaagtggaattGCAGGGGCAGCTGCGTCTGCTAAAGAAACAGCTGGAGGAGGCCCAGGAGGAGAATCGGCTCCTCCACGCAG ATTTGGGCAGGCCGTCTAAAGAGCAGCTGGCCTTGCAGACGGAGCTGCGGAGGCTGCAGAACGCTCGCAGGCTGGACGAGGAGGAGTCTGACAACCAGAAACAGGTGCTGCAGGCACAGCTCCAGTGTGAG GTGGAGCGTTGTGCTCAGCTCAAGGCCCAGCTGATTGAGTGTGAGGAGAAGACGCAGTGGATGACTAGCCATGCTGAGGAAATCAAGATGCAGCTTCGCCAAACTCAACAAG CAGGTGGACCCTTGCGAGGGCACAGGAGTCAGTGGGCTCAGAGCAGCCCTCCAGACTCTGACATGGAGCTGGTGGCTGGAGCCAAGGCCCGGATCCGTGAACTGGAGAAGGAGGCCGAGACCCTGGAGGAGGCTTACAGGAACtaccagcagagggcagtgCACGCCACCATCTCACACATGCTTCCCCCAAGACCACTTTCCCCCCAACGAGCCCATCCTTCACATCGCCCTGACTCTCCTCCGAGGAAACAAATCTCTCACCATTCTCGCCCCCTCTCACCCCAGAAACCTAAAGTCTCTCATAGACCACTGTCTCCCCAACGACAACATCCCACCCACCGCAGCAGGACCCCCTCCCCAGCCCCCTACGACACTAGAAACACCTTACCAACTCCACAGCCAAGAGTGACCTTCTCTGAAGACCACAACCAGCCCCAGTCGTCAGGCCCAGTCAGAGACCACGGTCTCCAGTCATTGGCTGAGCCTCTGTTTATAGAAGACGGACACCCCCAGGATGGAAGCTCCCTTCCCTCCAGacgcctctcctccaccccccactcTCCCTCCAGGAGGAAGCTTCAAACAGAGCTTGCTGAAG CGGCTGCTGTGTCTCCGGTGCCGTTCCCTGAGCTGTCATCTGAGAAACGGCTCCTGTCCCCTCCTGTCTCCCACGGCGAGGTGGCATCCTCGGGCGACttctcctctgacctcagcCCGCCTCGCAGTCCTCAGCTCAAGAGCACAGCACGAGACCAGTCCAG TCCGCCACAGGTGCAGCAAGTCTTCTCCAGCTCAGAGTCTTCGCCCCAGCCTGAGAAGATAAGCCTTGAAGATCTCACAGACACTCTGCCAG AGCCCAGCCACATTCCAGTGCTTCTCCTGGACACggccatccctctctctgaggAGGCCCCTGACGGCCCCTCTGGCCCTCCCCCACAGGCTCCATGGGACCTCCCAGACACCCAGATACACATGCAGGGCCAGGCGG AAGTCCTACAAACCCCAGGTGAATCTGCCAGgcaagaagatgaagaagatgaggagctgaggtgggagagagagaggaaagagagacaagaacAAAGGCAGAGGGAGCTAGAGGAAGCCAAGCAAAGGGAACTGCAAGAGCTTGAGCGACTGGAGAAAGAGATG ACTTTGCAAGAGATGGAGCAACCTGgactggaagaggaggagaagggtgtTATGGAAGGAGAACATGAAGagcagaaggaagaggaggagagaagtggtGAGGAAAAGTCTGCAGGTGAAAATCCCCTGGAGAAATACATGAAGATGGTCCTGGAGGCAAGAGAGAAGCAACGTGCAGAG AGCGCCGGGAGAGAGGAGCCAGAACACATGAGCCCCGAGGCCAAGAGTTTGTCTGAGGAGAAAGATGACAG CATTGCAGCATATTCGCACGAGGCAGTGGATGATGAGTTCTGGTGA
- the ofd1 gene encoding centriole and centriolar satellite protein ofd1 isoform X1, producing MSAAKEEVLSPDELRKRLYQTFKSRGVLDTLKTQLRNQLIQELKQPLLSGGETVPRPVPVKSESVLVSASNSIVADYLRTSGYEYTLSVFHPESGLCKDKVFTTGDLLQLMKISPESALYRSLSSKKEKDKKGFLMSLLTQLTDQHTHELHCDADTQTTSIASYRESLVDKMKMIDKEYESLHYRGDKWVSFESKLAAYRKEIEAQTQAEMSTKMQHFKDVEIAKVKMEEKAKSHKEFEKMRQDMERTHELKAKALMNREKNAIDRLQKQQEIEERNVYMQRQTVLKEIETLRNRENELKLRMEAFDKTCQIHEDKVKTTEELLRRRELAVKTMEDTYDQRLKNELSRYQLELKEEFIRRTEKLTENENRNKVETVRIQKETAAINARLEEHSKACSELRRLQVELDTSQQQASLLNQQKELLRERLETMSDYPSLKREKVELQGQLRLLKKQLEEAQEENRLLHADLGRPSKEQLALQTELRRLQNARRLDEEESDNQKQVLQAQLQCEVERCAQLKAQLIECEEKTQWMTSHAEEIKMQLRQTQQALENEVLRNPKPSLVDRSVLELGTDKLVPPDIYVDRALLKRRVGYDDVCEAGGPLRGHRSQWAQSSPPDSDMELVAGAKARIRELEKEAETLEEAYRNYQQRAVHATISHMLPPRPLSPQRAHPSHRPDSPPRKQISHHSRPLSPQKPKVSHRPLSPQRQHPTHRSRTPSPAPYDTRNTLPTPQPRVTFSEDHNQPQSSGPVRDHGLQSLAEPLFIEDGHPQDGSSLPSRRLSSTPHSPSRRKLQTELAEAAAVSPVPFPELSSEKRLLSPPVSHGEVASSGDFSSDLSPPRSPQLKSTARDQSSPPQVQQVFSSSESSPQPEKISLEDLTDTLPEPSHIPVLLLDTAIPLSEEAPDGPSGPPPQAPWDLPDTQIHMQGQAEVLQTPGESARQEDEEDEELRWERERKERQEQRQRELEEAKQRELQELERLEKEMTLQEMEQPGLEEEEKGVMEGEHEEQKEEEERSGEEKSAGENPLEKYMKMVLEAREKQRAESAGREEPEHMSPEAKSLSEEKDDSIAAYSHEAVDDEFW from the exons ATGTCCGCGGCCAAGGAAGAGGTGTTATCCCCAGACGAGCTGAGGAAGAGGCTCTATCAAACTTTCAAAAGTAGAGGAGTGCTTGACACACTGAAA ACACAGCTGCGTAACCAGCTTATCCAGGAGTTAAAGCAGCCACTTTTgagtggaggagaaacagtTCCCAGGCCAGTCCCTGTGAAATCGGAGTCTGTTTTGGTCTCAGCCTCTAACAGTATAGTGGCTGATTACCTACGGACCTCTGGGTATGAGTACACTTTATCTGTGTTCCACCCTGAAAGTGGCCTGTGTAAGGACAAG GTTTTCACGACAGGGGACCTTCTTCAGCTTATGAAAATTAGTCCTGAATCTGCACTTTACAGATCCCTG Tcatcaaagaaagagaaagataaaaaag gtttCCTGATGAGCCTTCTAACACAACTAACAGACCAACACACTCATGAGCTGCACTGTGATGCTGACACTCAGACCACGAGCATAGCCAGTTATAGAGAATCACTTG TTGACAAGATGAAAATGATCGATAAGGAATATGAGAGCCTCCATTACAGGGGGGACAAATGGGTCTCATTCGAATCTAAACTGGCTGCGTATAGAAAAGAAATTGAAGCGCAGACGCAAGCAGAAATGAGCACAAAG ATGCAACATTTTAAAGATGTGGAAATCGCCAAGGTGAAGATGGAAGAAAAAGCAAAATCTCATAAAGAATTTGAGAAGATGAGACAAGATATGGAGAGGACTCATGAGTTGAAGGCAAAGGCATTAATGAACCGGGAGAAAAATGCCATCGATCGGttacaaaaacaacaagag aTTGAAGAAAGGAATGTCTACATGCAGAGACAAACAGTATTGAAAGAAATTGAAACACTGCGGAACAGAGAAAATGAGCTGAAGTTGAGGATGGAGGCTTTTGACAA GACTTGCCAAATTCATGAGGACAAGGTCAAGACGACCGAAGagctgctgaggaggagagagctggCAGTGAAGACTATGGAGGATACATACGACCAAAGGCTGAAGAATGAACTTTCCAG ATATCAGCTTGAGTTGAAGGAGGAATTCATCAGGAGGACAGAAAAGCTAACAGAAAATGAGAACAGAAACAAAG tggAAACTGTTCGTATACAAAAGGAGACGGCTGCAATTAATGCCAGATTAGAGGAGCACAGTAAAGCATGTTCTGAGCTGAGACGGCTGCAG GTTGAGCTGGacacatcacagcagcaggCTTCTCTGCTGAATCAACAGAAGGAGCTGCTGAGGGAACGACTGGAGACCATGAGCGACTATCCCAgcttgaagagagagaaagtggaattGCAGGGGCAGCTGCGTCTGCTAAAGAAACAGCTGGAGGAGGCCCAGGAGGAGAATCGGCTCCTCCACGCAG ATTTGGGCAGGCCGTCTAAAGAGCAGCTGGCCTTGCAGACGGAGCTGCGGAGGCTGCAGAACGCTCGCAGGCTGGACGAGGAGGAGTCTGACAACCAGAAACAGGTGCTGCAGGCACAGCTCCAGTGTGAG GTGGAGCGTTGTGCTCAGCTCAAGGCCCAGCTGATTGAGTGTGAGGAGAAGACGCAGTGGATGACTAGCCATGCTGAGGAAATCAAGATGCAGCTTCGCCAAACTCAACAAG CTCTTGAAAATGAAGTGCTGCGTAACCCCAAGCCCTCTCTTGTGGATCGTTCAGTACTGGAGCTTGGCACTGACAAGCTGGTTCCCCCTGACATCTATGTGGATAGGGCTCTGCTGAAGCGCAGGGTGGGTTATGATGATGTTTGTGAAGCAGGTGGACCCTTGCGAGGGCACAGGAGTCAGTGGGCTCAGAGCAGCCCTCCAGACTCTGACATGGAGCTGGTGGCTGGAGCCAAGGCCCGGATCCGTGAACTGGAGAAGGAGGCCGAGACCCTGGAGGAGGCTTACAGGAACtaccagcagagggcagtgCACGCCACCATCTCACACATGCTTCCCCCAAGACCACTTTCCCCCCAACGAGCCCATCCTTCACATCGCCCTGACTCTCCTCCGAGGAAACAAATCTCTCACCATTCTCGCCCCCTCTCACCCCAGAAACCTAAAGTCTCTCATAGACCACTGTCTCCCCAACGACAACATCCCACCCACCGCAGCAGGACCCCCTCCCCAGCCCCCTACGACACTAGAAACACCTTACCAACTCCACAGCCAAGAGTGACCTTCTCTGAAGACCACAACCAGCCCCAGTCGTCAGGCCCAGTCAGAGACCACGGTCTCCAGTCATTGGCTGAGCCTCTGTTTATAGAAGACGGACACCCCCAGGATGGAAGCTCCCTTCCCTCCAGacgcctctcctccaccccccactcTCCCTCCAGGAGGAAGCTTCAAACAGAGCTTGCTGAAG CGGCTGCTGTGTCTCCGGTGCCGTTCCCTGAGCTGTCATCTGAGAAACGGCTCCTGTCCCCTCCTGTCTCCCACGGCGAGGTGGCATCCTCGGGCGACttctcctctgacctcagcCCGCCTCGCAGTCCTCAGCTCAAGAGCACAGCACGAGACCAGTCCAG TCCGCCACAGGTGCAGCAAGTCTTCTCCAGCTCAGAGTCTTCGCCCCAGCCTGAGAAGATAAGCCTTGAAGATCTCACAGACACTCTGCCAG AGCCCAGCCACATTCCAGTGCTTCTCCTGGACACggccatccctctctctgaggAGGCCCCTGACGGCCCCTCTGGCCCTCCCCCACAGGCTCCATGGGACCTCCCAGACACCCAGATACACATGCAGGGCCAGGCGG AAGTCCTACAAACCCCAGGTGAATCTGCCAGgcaagaagatgaagaagatgaggagctgaggtgggagagagagaggaaagagagacaagaacAAAGGCAGAGGGAGCTAGAGGAAGCCAAGCAAAGGGAACTGCAAGAGCTTGAGCGACTGGAGAAAGAGATG ACTTTGCAAGAGATGGAGCAACCTGgactggaagaggaggagaagggtgtTATGGAAGGAGAACATGAAGagcagaaggaagaggaggagagaagtggtGAGGAAAAGTCTGCAGGTGAAAATCCCCTGGAGAAATACATGAAGATGGTCCTGGAGGCAAGAGAGAAGCAACGTGCAGAG AGCGCCGGGAGAGAGGAGCCAGAACACATGAGCCCCGAGGCCAAGAGTTTGTCTGAGGAGAAAGATGACAG CATTGCAGCATATTCGCACGAGGCAGTGGATGATGAGTTCTGGTGA